The Deltaproteobacteria bacterium genomic interval TTCTCAGGGAGCCAGGGAGAAACGGATTGCGAGCCTGATCGGTTTCTCGTAGGGGGGAAATGGGGCGGCGCGGCGGATCGTCTCCAACGCTTCTTCATCCAACAGCCGGTATGATGATGATTTTTCAAGGGAGAGGAGGCTCACTTTTCCGGAACGATCGATGGAAAAGCTCACCGAAGTAACCCCTTCCTGGCCCAGTTGCCTGGCTTGGGCCGGGTAGCGTTTGGTCTGTTCGATTTTTTTTCGAATCTCAGCAAGGACCAGGTCAGCTCCATTTTCTTCCCCTGCTCCCGGCGGCAACCGTTCAGGTAACCTGGCTGCGTCAGACAGTCCTCGCCCCCTCCGTGATCCCCCTGAGACCTCAGAACTGTCAGTAGAGGCGATGGTGATAATCTCCACTCCTCCTTTTGCAGGGGAAAGAGGAGAGAAAAGTTGCGAGAGCCCCCAGAGAG includes:
- a CDS encoding energy transducer TonB yields the protein MKSRLFLALSVGLHLLILSLWGLSQLFSPLSPAKGGVEIITIASTDSSEVSGGSRRGRGLSDAARLPERLPPGAGEENGADLVLAEIRKKIEQTKRYPAQARQLGQEGVTSVSFSIDRSGKVSLLSLEKSSSYRLLDEEALETIRRAAPFPPYEKPIRLAIRFSLAP